From Gemmatimonadota bacterium:
GCGGTCGCCGATGGCGTCCGTGAGCATCTTCCAGCCTTCCCAGTCGTTCTCGTCCAGCGCGTCCTCGATGGAGCGGATCGGGTAGCGGTCCACCCACTCGGTCCAGAACTCCACCATGCCGGCCGCGTCCCGCCGCGGACCCCGTGACCAGGGGAAGACATAGCCGTCCTCGCGGCAGAGCTCGCTGGCCGCGGCGTCGATGGCGAGCACGATGTCCTCACCCGCGCGGTAGCCCGCTCGCTCGATGGCCTCGAGCACGACCTCCACGGCCTCCTCGTTGCTGCGCAGGTCGGGCGCGAAGCCGCCTTCATCGCCCACGGCGGTGTTCTTGCCCTGCGAGGAGAGCACCTTCTTCAACGCATGGAAGACCTCCGTGCCCATGCGCAGCCCCTCCGAGAAGGAGTCGGCGCCCACGGGCATCACCATGAATTCCTGGAGGTCCACGTTGTTGGGTGCGTGGGCGCCGCCGTTCAGGATGTTCATCATGGGAACGGGCAGCAGGTTCGCGTCGGGCCCGCCCAGATGCCGGTAGAGCGGGACGCCGGCCGCGAGCGCGGCGGCGCGCGCGGACGCCATCGAGACGGCGAGCAGGGCGTTCGCGCCCAGGCGTCCCTTGTTCGGCGTCCCGTCCGCGTCCAGCAGGCGACGATCCAGGGCAGCCTGATCCGCGGGATCCAGGCCGGTGACGGCGTCCTTGAGCGCACCGTTCACGTTCGCGACGGCGTCACGCACGCCCTTGCCCACGTAGCGGTCCGCATCCCCGTCGCGCAGCTCGACCGCCTCGTGCTCGCCGGTGGAGGCACCGCTCGGCACGGCCGCGCGGCCGAGGACACCGCTGTCCAGGACCACGTCGGCTTCCACGGTGGGGTTGCCGCGCGAATCGAGGATCTCCCGCGCGTGCACGTCACGGATCTTGGCCACGGCTCTCGCTTCCTTCCGGTTCGGTGTTCGTTGAGGGTTCGGGGGCGCAGCCCGTCCGCGGGGCGCGCCGTCAGGACCGATCGTCTCCGGCGCGCGCCGTGTGGGGATCCCCGTCCGGGACACCGCCGATGGCCCCCTTGAGCTCGGCGATGGCGTCGTGCGAACGCTGGAGCAACGCGTCGCGGTCCTCGTGTGTCAAGCCCGCCGTCTCGATGGGGGCACCCACCTTGATGCGGATGTGGCCGGGGCGGACGCGGAACGATCCCTTGGGCATGATCTGGCGGGTGCCGGCGACCGCGACCGGGACCAGGGGCACCCGCGACTGGATGGCCAGCACGAAGGCGCCCTTCTTGAACGGCAGCAGGTGCCCCGTGGCCGAGCGCGTGCCTTCCGGGAACAGCACGATGGTCAGGCCGTCCTCCCGGATCCGCCCCGCCGCCTGCTGCAGGCTCTGCACGGCGGAGGAGCGATCGGAGCGATCGACCGAGATGTGCCCGCACATGCGCCAGGCCTGCCCGAAGATCGGGATGCGCGCCAGCTCCTTCTTGGCGACGAAGCGGAATCGTCCGGGCACGTGACCCAGCACGGCGAACACGTCGAACCACGACTCGTGGTTCGCGATGAGGATGTGGGGCTGGGCCGGGTCGATGTGCTCGGCGCCTTCGACCTCGATCGTGGAGCCGGAGGCGCGGACGATGCGGGCGCCCCAGATGCGCGCGAGCCGGTCGCAGGTGCACGGGGCGTCGGCGGGGCGCAGCAGGCCCCCCAGGATCGCGCGCGTGGCGTAGACGGCGGTCAGCACCACCCCGTAGGCCAGGACCCAGAGCGTCCGCAGCACGGTCAGGCGCCACTCCCGAAGTGGTCGTGCGAGCGGGGCAGCCGGTCGAGCCCATGCACCCGCACCCGCCCTTCGCCGGCCTGCGCGTCCCCCACCCGGGTGATCAGCACGCCGGTCTCCCGCTCGAAGCGCAGCGCGAGGGGTTGCACCCGCCCGGGCGGAGCCAGGAAGGCCAGCTCGTAGTCTTCCCCCCCGCCGAGCGCGAGCGAGCGGGCCTCCTCGACGCCCAGCCCCGAGCTCAGGAGGCCTTCGTGCAGCGGAAGCGCCGCCGCGTCGATCTCCAGGTCCAGGCCGGACGCCGCGGCCAGGTGGCCGGCGTCCCCCAGAAGCCCGTCGGAGAGATCGATCAGGGCGTGCAGCACCCCCTGCCCCGCCAGCCAGCGCGCCGCCTCGATGCGCGGGCGGGGCCGCAGGAAGGCTTCCAGCAGCTCCGGCCCGGGCGCGTGCCCCGCCTCCCACTGGCGCACGGCGAGCGCCGCGCCGCCGAGTCGGCCGGTGACCCAGAGCTCGTCGCCGGGGCGGCCCCCGGAGCGGAGCACCGGGGTGGCCGCCCGCCCGATCGCCACCACGTCCACGAGCCAGGCCGATCCGGCGGGCACGCGGGTCAGGTCTCCGCCCACGAGCGCGGCACCTACCTCGGCTGCGGCCACGCGTACGCCCGCGAGCAGGTCGGGGACGGACTCCGACGCCGATGCCGCATCCACACCCACGGTGGTCAGCAGCGCCACGGGCTCGGCCGCCATCGCGGCCAGGTCGGACAGGGCGCTCCGGGCGGCGCGCTCACCGATCTCCTGGGGCGACATCCAGTCGCGACGGAAGTGCACGCCCTCCACCGAGACGTCGACCGTCACCACGAACGGTCCCCCGTCCAGGACGGCCGCGTCGTCGCCCGGGCCCACCCGGACCCCGGCCGCGGTGCCCAGTCCCTGGAGGGCCTGCTCGATCAGCCGGAACTCGGCGCCGGCGCCGAGGCGGGAGCGGAGGGGGGCGTCGTCTACCATGGAGCCGGCAGATCGAGCGTGACGAACGGGAGGCCCAACGGGCTCGATGGCGGCGGCAGGCGCAGCACGTGGGGCAGGGATTCGATCAGGTCGGACGGGACGAGCGAGACGCCCAGGCCGACGCGCCGATGGGCCCGCCCGCAGTCGTGCAGCGCCAGCCCGGCGGCGCGGAACGGGTCCAGGCCCTGGGCCAGGCCCGCCCCGGCCACGCCGGCCAGCACGTCCCCCATCCCCGCGGCCGCCAGGTCGGAGCTGCCCTGGACGTCCACCGCCCAGGCTCCGTCGGGGGCACAGACCAGCGAGGGCGTGCCCTTGGCCAGCACCGTCGCGCCCCAGCGCGCCGCCACCTCCGCCGCCACCTCCGCGCGTTCGGGGTCGGGCACCGACCCCGGGCGCCCGGCGAGTCGGGCCAGCTCGCCCGGGTGGGGCGTGAGCAGCAGACCGGGATGGCCGACGGGACGCCCCTCCGCCTCGCCCGCGAGGAGCGTGAGGGCGTCGGCGTCGAGCACCGCGGGCGCGGGATCCGGGCCGGCGAGCGCAGCCGTGAGGGCGCGCCGGGCCGCATCGTCCGTCCCCATGCCCGGACCCGCCACCACGGCGTCCGACTGG
This genomic window contains:
- the eno gene encoding phosphopyruvate hydratase gives rise to the protein MAKIRDVHAREILDSRGNPTVEADVVLDSGVLGRAAVPSGASTGEHEAVELRDGDADRYVGKGVRDAVANVNGALKDAVTGLDPADQAALDRRLLDADGTPNKGRLGANALLAVSMASARAAALAAGVPLYRHLGGPDANLLPVPMMNILNGGAHAPNNVDLQEFMVMPVGADSFSEGLRMGTEVFHALKKVLSSQGKNTAVGDEGGFAPDLRSNEEAVEVVLEAIERAGYRAGEDIVLAIDAAASELCREDGYVFPWSRGPRRDAAGMVEFWTEWVDRYPIRSIEDALDENDWEGWKMLTDAIGDRCQLVGDDLFVTNAERLQQGIDQGVGNAILIKVNQIGTLTETLDAIALGERHGYRSVISHRSGETEDTFIADLAVATGAGQIKTGSASRTDRVAKYNQLLRIEEELGAAARYPGRGLWG
- a CDS encoding lysophospholipid acyltransferase family protein; the protein is MLRTLWVLAYGVVLTAVYATRAILGGLLRPADAPCTCDRLARIWGARIVRASGSTIEVEGAEHIDPAQPHILIANHESWFDVFAVLGHVPGRFRFVAKKELARIPIFGQAWRMCGHISVDRSDRSSAVQSLQQAAGRIREDGLTIVLFPEGTRSATGHLLPFKKGAFVLAIQSRVPLVPVAVAGTRQIMPKGSFRVRPGHIRIKVGAPIETAGLTHEDRDALLQRSHDAIAELKGAIGGVPDGDPHTARAGDDRS
- the thiL gene encoding thiamine-phosphate kinase; this encodes MVDDAPLRSRLGAGAEFRLIEQALQGLGTAAGVRVGPGDDAAVLDGGPFVVTVDVSVEGVHFRRDWMSPQEIGERAARSALSDLAAMAAEPVALLTTVGVDAASASESVPDLLAGVRVAAAEVGAALVGGDLTRVPAGSAWLVDVVAIGRAATPVLRSGGRPGDELWVTGRLGGAALAVRQWEAGHAPGPELLEAFLRPRPRIEAARWLAGQGVLHALIDLSDGLLGDAGHLAAASGLDLEIDAAALPLHEGLLSSGLGVEEARSLALGGGEDYELAFLAPPGRVQPLALRFERETGVLITRVGDAQAGEGRVRVHGLDRLPRSHDHFGSGA